A genomic segment from Glycine soja cultivar W05 chromosome 20, ASM419377v2, whole genome shotgun sequence encodes:
- the LOC114402801 gene encoding putative 1-phosphatidylinositol-3-phosphate 5-kinase FAB1C isoform X1 — MGIPDSSLLDLIEKVRSWVSWGGSDLCYLSEKFDMLHHSGCKMCCECNRNLGEMNQQQNYNCKSCGRWLCGKCIRGCDLSNRESDNTGIKETIRSSKFCSDANSRRMCFEGQKKCSEKVHPSVSPQESPRQSPEPPSPCFSVESDRLGSPLNAELNQGTHFDSCFHDLDYGCYPCSVVNKRVNSSCTHPSSVSTHPPTFRSDEEGMEESRKLLLSPSSRTYCDTYSDIDSSSVSARHDTYNYNSVGSSPSDSPSRIGFTSSRAGLPEQKGQEKGHIPQNDGPLGQQSMAVLRKPEQGTEDAYTTAYFSDDLSIFRNQNENSQRPLDFENSGHIWFPPPPDDENDDAEGNFFAYDDEDDDIGDSGALFSSSCSLSNMFPGKEKHNDENKEPLKSVIQGHFRALVSQLLQGEGIKVGKENDSEDWLDIVATVAWQAANFVRPDTSKGGSMDPGDYVKVKCVASGSPSESTLVKGVVCTKNIKHKRMTSQYRKPRLLLLGGALEYQKVPNQLASFDTLLQQENDHLKMIISKIEALRPNVLLVEKSVASCAQEYLLAKEISLVLNVKRPLLERIARCTGALVTPSVDCLSKARLGHCELFRLDRMMEDHETTHQLNKKPTKTLMFFEGCPRRLGCTVLLKGTCREELKKIKHVVQYAVFAAYHLSLETSFLADEGATLPKMIVKNSTDMPESATADTDISMIPNSFSTTMCQSEVDDASRVKDFAGLDLKLENLGSVPEHLDDLSCHSYTGTMAGYRAESVLSDSFYNNLTSNLTVESDYLHQCNESDGETIFSTRDLLQSELQQAMVQDERECGEVADSKDKPNEDELSGEFFSATDGHQSILVYFSSHCVSKGTVCERTRLLRFKFYGSFDKPLGRYLRDDLFDQACCCQSCKEPAEAHVLCFTHQQGNLTINVRCLPSVKLPGERDGKIWMWHRCLRCPFEDGVPPATQRVVMSNAAWGLSFGKFLELSFSNHATANRVATCGHSLQRDCLRFYGFGSMVAFFRYSPIDILSVHLPPSVLEFGHIQEEWIIKEAGELFIKVETLYVEISNVLERLETKIVSPGIGNESADTCDIQNYILDLKDMLQRERTDYHCLLQSGSVATQPGMMKLDILELNRLRRSLLIGSHVWDHRLFSLDSLIKRSFSSKVKQENELCADVKELRVDSLHKEQNFDCGLEQNNTRLSKLHESHESHMLAEPDDTLEPCASGSFTCYLEGEKVHSDGELNRTLSECFPSNESNLSERIDSAWTGTDQPQANAVPAGSIQRPNQHDSPPFRRVSQPVRVHSFDSAVRVQERIRKILPSSLHLSTLRSFHASGDYGNMVRDPLSNILRSYFQMLPWETQKLNLILSSTPSFISSVSGIAEGARLLLSQTYHGDRVIAVYDNDYSSIISYALSSKEYEDWVSGKSDMQESRIARERSKEDLATSGFSAWGSLDLDYINYGSYGSEDVPSSVGSLLRDSKKSLHLQISFGDDSVGAGGKVNFSVTCYFAQQFESLRKKCCPNEVDFVRSMSRCRRWSAQGGKSNVYFAKSLDERFIIKQVTKTELESFEKFAPQYFKYLMDALNSGGPTCLAKILGIYQVTVKYPKGGKETKIDLMVMENLFYKRNISRVYDLKGSERSRYNPDTTGTNKVMLDMNLLETLRTKPIFLGSRAKRRLERAVWNDTSFLASVYVMDYSLLVGVDDDSKELVLGIIDFMRQYTWDKHLETWVKASGILGGPKNAAPTIVSPKQYKKRFRKAMTTYFLTLPDQWSS; from the exons CCGGGGTTGTGACCTGTCGAATCGTGAATCTGATAACACTGGAATTAAGGAAACCATTCGTTCAAGCAAGTTCTGTTCAGATGCCAATAGTAGGAGGATGTGTTTTGAGGGTCAGAAGAAGTGCAGTGAGAAAGTGCACCCTTCTGTCTCTCCACAAGAGAGTCCAAGACAAAGTCCTGAGCCACCTTCTCCATGCTTTAGTGTTGAGAGTGATAGACTCGGTTCTCCTCTCAATGCTGAACTGAATCAGGGAACTCACTTCGATAGCTGTTTCCACGATCTGGATTATGGATGTTATCCTTGTTCTGTGGTCAACAAGCGTGTGAACTCATCTTGTACTCACCCTTCTTCGGTATCTACTCATCCACCTACCTTCAG GAGTGATGAAGAGGGGATGGAGGAATCTAGGAAGCTCCTTCTCAGCCCATCGTCACGTACATATTGTGATACTTATTCAGATATAGATTCAAGTAGCGTTAGTGCTAGACATGACACTTACAACTATAATTCTGTGGGGTCGAGTCCTTCAGATAGCCCTTCTAGGATTGGTTTTACTTCTAGTAGGGCTGGGCTTCCTGAACAGAAGGGGCAGGAGAAAGGCCACATCCCTCAGAATGATGGTCCCTTGGGTCAACAAAGTATGGCTGTTTTAAGAAAGCCTGAACAAGGGACTGAGGATGCATATACTACTGCTTATTTTTCTGACGACTTGTCTATTTTCCGGAACCAGAATGAGAATTCGCAGAGGCCATTGGATTTTGAAAACAGTGGTCATATTTGGTTCCCCCCACCGCCTGATGATGAGAACGATGATGCAGAAGGTAATTTCTTTGCATATGATGACGAGGATGATGATATTGGTGACTCAGGTGCCTTGTTCTCATCCAGTTGCAGTCTATCTAATATGTTTCCTGGAAAGGAGAAACATAATGACGAAAACAAGGAACCTTTAAAATCAGTCATCCAAGGGCATTTTAGAGCTCTTGTTTCACAGCTTTTACAGGGAGAGGGAATTAAAGTTGGTAAGGAAAATGATTCTGAGGACTGGCTTGACATAGTTGCAACAGTAGCGTGGCAGGCTGCTAACTTTGTGAGACCAGATACCAGCAAAGGTGGCAGTATGGATCCAGGTGATTATGTGAAGGTCAAATGTGTGGCATCTGGAAGCCCAAGTGAGAG CACCCTTGTCAAAGGAGTAGTTTGcacaaaaaatattaagcaCAAGCGCATGACCTCTCAATACAGAAAGCCTAGACTACTCCTTTTAGGTGGAGCTCTGGAATATCAGAAAGTTCCAAATCAATTGGCTTCTTTTGATACATTGTTACAGCAG GAAAATGATCATCTGAAGATGATTATTTCGAAAATTGAGGCTCTTCGACCAAATGTTTTGCTGGTAGAAAAAAGTGTAGCTTCATGTGCGCAGGAATATTTGCTGGCAAAGGAAATCTCCTTGGTGTTGAATGTTAAAAGGCCTTTGCTGGAGCGTATAGCTCGGTGCACTGGCGCTCTTGTCACTCCATCAGTGGATTGTTTATCTAAAGCACGATTGGGGCACTGTGAGTTGTTCCGGTTAGACAGAATGATGGAAGATCATGAGACTACTCATCAGTTGAACAAAAAGCCAACCAAAACATTAATGTTTTTTGAAGGTTGTCCACGGCGGTTGGGTTGCACG GTCTTGCTGAAGGGCACATGCCGTGAAGaactaaagaaaattaaacatgTTGTGCAATATGCAGTTTTTGCAGCCTATCACTTATCTCTTGAGACTTCATTCCTTGCCGATGAGGGTGCTACCCTACCTAAAATGATAGTAAAAAACTCTACTGACATGCCAGAGAGTGCAACTGCTGACACTGATATTTCTATGATACCTAACTCCTTTTCTACAACCATGTGCCAATCAGAGGTTGACGATGCTTCTAGAGTGAAAGACTTTGCTGGCCTTGATTTAAAGCTTGAAAATTTGGGATCAGTGCCAGAGCATCTTGATGACCTTAGTTGTCATTCATATACAGGCACCATGGCAGGTTATAGAGCCGAGAGTGTACTCTCTGATTCATTCTATAATAATTTAACTTCTAATTTGACTGTAGAATCAGATTATTTACATCAGTGCAATGAATCAGACGGAGAGACTATATTTAGTACAAGAGACCTTTTGCAATCAGAATTGCAACAAGCCATGGTTCAAGACGAGAGGGAGTGTGGTGAAGTTGCTGACTCAAAAGACAAGCCTAATGAGGATGAGCTTTCTGGTGAATTCTTTTCTGCCACTGATGGTCATCAGAGCATATTGGTGTACTTTTCCAGTCATTGTGTATCAAAAGGAACTGTATGTGAACGTACTAGGTTGCTGCGCTTTAAATTTTATGGATCTTTTGATAAGCCTCTTGGGAGATATCTTCGTGATGATCTGTTTGATCAG GCATGTTGCTGCCAGTCTTGTAAAGAGCCAGCAGAGGCTCACGTCCTATGTTTTACTCACCAGCAAGGAAATCTTACAATCAATGTTCGGTGCCTTCCCTCTGTGAAGTTACCAGGGGAAAGAGATGGCAAGATTTGGATGTGGCACCGGTGTCTGAGGTGTCCATTTGAGGATGGAGTTCCACCAGCAACTCAGAGAGTTGTTATGTCGAATGCTGCTTGGGGATTATCTTTTGGAAAGTTCTTGGAACTTAGCTTTTCAAACCATGCAACTGCAAATCGAGTTGCAACCTGTGGACATTCTTTGCAGAGGGATTGCCTCCGTTTCTATGG GTTTGGGAGCATGGTTGCTTTCTTCCGGTATTCCCCTATTGATATTCTTTCTGTCCATCTACCTCCATCTGTGTTGGAATTTGGCCACATCCAAGAGGAGTGGATTATAAAGGAGGCAGGAGAG CTTTTTATTAAAGTGGAAACCTTGTATGTGGAGATATCTAACGTGCTTGAACGGCTGGAAACAAAGATTGTGTCTCCTGGTATTGGAAATGAGTCGGCGGATACATGTGACATTCAAAACTACATACTGGATCTGAAAGATATGCTTCAAAGAGAAAGAACTGATTATCAT TGTTTGCTACAGTCAGGCTCAGTGGCCACACAACCAGGGATGATGAAATTAGACATTCTGGAACTAAATCGGTTGAGGCGTTCTCTTCTTATTGGTTCACATGTTTGGGATCACCGACTATTCTCATTGGACTCTCTCATTAAAAGAAGTTTTAGCTCCAAGGTTAAACAAGAAAATGAATTATGTGCAGATGTTAAAGAGTTAAGAGTTGACTCACTTCACAAGGAGCAGAATTTTGATTGTGGACTTGAGCAAAATAATACTCGCCTTTCAAAATTGCATGAATCTCATGAGAGTCATATGCTTGCAGAGCCAGATGACACACTTGAACCTTGTGCTTCGGGATCATTTACATGTTATCTTGAGGGAGAGAAAGTACATTCAGATGGTGAACTTAACAGAACATTATCCGAGTGTTTCCCATCAAATGAGTCCAATCTTTCTGAGAGAATAGATTCTGCATGGACTGGAACTGATCAACCTCAAGCTAATGCCGTCCCAGCTGGAAGTATTCAGCGGCCGAATCAACATGATAGTCCTCCTTTTAGAAGGGTGTCACAACCAGTGAGAGTTCATTCTTTTGATTCAGCAGTAAGAGTTCaggaaagaataagaaaaatcttGCCCTCATCTTTACATTTATCGACACTTAGATCTTTTCATGCTTCTGGAGATTACGGGAATATGGTTAGAGACCCCCTCTCTAACATATTGCGGTCTTACTTTCAAATGTTGCCATGGGAGACTCAGAAACTAAATCTGATTCTGAGCTCCACACCATCATTCATTTCCTCTGTGTCAGGCATAGCTGAAGGTGCTCGATTGCTACTTTCCCAAACATATCATGGTGATAGAGTTATTGCGGTCTATGACAATGATTACTCTAGCATAATATCCTATGCCCTTAGTTCCAAGGAATATGAAGATTGGGTGTCTGGTAAGTCAGATATGCAAGAGAGTAGGATTGCTCGTGAGAGAAGCAAAGAAGATTTAGCTACTTCTGGCTTTTCTGCATGGGGTAGTCTGGACTTGGATTATATCAATTATGGTAGTTATGGGTCTGAAGATGTTCCATCTTCTGTTGGTTCTCTTCTCAGGGACTCCAAAAAATCTTTACACTTGCAAATTTCCTTTGGCGATGATTCTGTGGGAGCTGGAGGTAAAGTGAATTTTTCTGTCACTTGCTATTTTGCACAGCAGTTTGAATCACTTAGAAAAAAATGCTGCCCCAATGAGGTTGATTTTGTGCGATCCATGAGCCGTTGCCGGAGATGGAGTGCACAAGGAGGGAAAAGTAATGTATATTTCGCTAAATCATTGGACGAGAGGTTTATTATTAAACAAGTGACAAAGACAGAATTGGAGTCCTTTGAAAAATTTGCACCTCAGTATTTCAAATACCTGATGGATGCCCTCAACTCAGGAGGGCCAACTTGTCTTGCCAAAATTCTTGGTATTTATCAG GTCACTGTCAAATACCCAAAAGGTGGCAAGGAAACAAAAATAGATCTGATGGTAATGGAGAATCTCTTTTACAAGAGAAACATATCCAGGGTATATGATCTCAAGGGCTCAGAAAGATCCAGGTATAATCCAGACACAACCGGGACAAACAAAGTGATGCTAGACATGAATTTGTTAGAAACATTGAGAACAAAACCCATATTTCTTGGGAGTAGGGCTAAGAGAAGACTGGAAAGAGCTGTATGGAATGACACATCCTTTTTGGCG TCTGTTTATGTGATGGACTATTCTTTGCTGGTTGGGGTGGACGATGATAGCAAAGAACTGGTTTTGGGGATCATTGATTTCATGAGACAATACACATGGGACAAGCATTTAGAGACATGGGTGAAGGCATCAGGGATACTTGGGGGTCCAAAAAATGCTGCTCCCACAATAGTTTCTCCTAAGCAATACAAGAAAAGATTCAGGAAGGCCATGACTACATACTTTCTCACCTTACCTGATCAATGGTCATCCTGA
- the LOC114402801 gene encoding putative 1-phosphatidylinositol-3-phosphate 5-kinase FAB1C isoform X2, translating to MGIPDSSLLDLIEKVRSWVSWGGSDLCYLSEKFDMLHHSGCKMCCECNRNLGEMNQQQNYNCKSCGRWLCGKCIRGCDLSNRESDNTGIKETIRSSKFCSDANSRRMCFEGQKKCSEKVHPSVSPQESPRQSPEPPSPCFSVESDRLGSPLNAELNQGTHFDSCFHDLDYGCYPCSVVNKRVNSSCTHPSSVSTHPPTFRSDEEGMEESRKLLLSPSSRTYCDTYSDIDSSSVSARHDTYNYNSVGSSPSDSPSRIGFTSSRAGLPEQKGQEKGHIPQNDGPLGQQSMAVLRKPEQGTEDAYTTAYFSDDLSIFRNQNENSQRPLDFENSGHIWFPPPPDDENDDAEGNFFAYDDEDDDIGDSGALFSSSCSLSNMFPGKEKHNDENKEPLKSVIQGHFRALVSQLLQGEGIKVGKENDSEDWLDIVATVAWQAANFVRPDTSKGGSMDPGDYVKVKCVASGSPSESTLVKGVVCTKNIKHKRMTSQYRKPRLLLLGGALEYQKVPNQLASFDTLLQQENDHLKMIISKIEALRPNVLLVEKSVASCAQEYLLAKEISLVLNVKRPLLERIARCTGALVTPSVDCLSKARLGHCELFRLDRMMEDHETTHQLNKKPTKTLMFFEGCPRRLGCTVLLKGTCREELKKIKHVVQYAVFAAYHLSLETSFLADEGATLPKMIVKNSTDMPESATADTDISMIPNSFSTTMCQSEVDDASRVKDFAGLDLKLENLGSVPEHLDDLSCHSYTGTMADGETIFSTRDLLQSELQQAMVQDERECGEVADSKDKPNEDELSGEFFSATDGHQSILVYFSSHCVSKGTVCERTRLLRFKFYGSFDKPLGRYLRDDLFDQACCCQSCKEPAEAHVLCFTHQQGNLTINVRCLPSVKLPGERDGKIWMWHRCLRCPFEDGVPPATQRVVMSNAAWGLSFGKFLELSFSNHATANRVATCGHSLQRDCLRFYGFGSMVAFFRYSPIDILSVHLPPSVLEFGHIQEEWIIKEAGELFIKVETLYVEISNVLERLETKIVSPGIGNESADTCDIQNYILDLKDMLQRERTDYHCLLQSGSVATQPGMMKLDILELNRLRRSLLIGSHVWDHRLFSLDSLIKRSFSSKVKQENELCADVKELRVDSLHKEQNFDCGLEQNNTRLSKLHESHESHMLAEPDDTLEPCASGSFTCYLEGEKVHSDGELNRTLSECFPSNESNLSERIDSAWTGTDQPQANAVPAGSIQRPNQHDSPPFRRVSQPVRVHSFDSAVRVQERIRKILPSSLHLSTLRSFHASGDYGNMVRDPLSNILRSYFQMLPWETQKLNLILSSTPSFISSVSGIAEGARLLLSQTYHGDRVIAVYDNDYSSIISYALSSKEYEDWVSGKSDMQESRIARERSKEDLATSGFSAWGSLDLDYINYGSYGSEDVPSSVGSLLRDSKKSLHLQISFGDDSVGAGGKVNFSVTCYFAQQFESLRKKCCPNEVDFVRSMSRCRRWSAQGGKSNVYFAKSLDERFIIKQVTKTELESFEKFAPQYFKYLMDALNSGGPTCLAKILGIYQVTVKYPKGGKETKIDLMVMENLFYKRNISRVYDLKGSERSRYNPDTTGTNKVMLDMNLLETLRTKPIFLGSRAKRRLERAVWNDTSFLASVYVMDYSLLVGVDDDSKELVLGIIDFMRQYTWDKHLETWVKASGILGGPKNAAPTIVSPKQYKKRFRKAMTTYFLTLPDQWSS from the exons CCGGGGTTGTGACCTGTCGAATCGTGAATCTGATAACACTGGAATTAAGGAAACCATTCGTTCAAGCAAGTTCTGTTCAGATGCCAATAGTAGGAGGATGTGTTTTGAGGGTCAGAAGAAGTGCAGTGAGAAAGTGCACCCTTCTGTCTCTCCACAAGAGAGTCCAAGACAAAGTCCTGAGCCACCTTCTCCATGCTTTAGTGTTGAGAGTGATAGACTCGGTTCTCCTCTCAATGCTGAACTGAATCAGGGAACTCACTTCGATAGCTGTTTCCACGATCTGGATTATGGATGTTATCCTTGTTCTGTGGTCAACAAGCGTGTGAACTCATCTTGTACTCACCCTTCTTCGGTATCTACTCATCCACCTACCTTCAG GAGTGATGAAGAGGGGATGGAGGAATCTAGGAAGCTCCTTCTCAGCCCATCGTCACGTACATATTGTGATACTTATTCAGATATAGATTCAAGTAGCGTTAGTGCTAGACATGACACTTACAACTATAATTCTGTGGGGTCGAGTCCTTCAGATAGCCCTTCTAGGATTGGTTTTACTTCTAGTAGGGCTGGGCTTCCTGAACAGAAGGGGCAGGAGAAAGGCCACATCCCTCAGAATGATGGTCCCTTGGGTCAACAAAGTATGGCTGTTTTAAGAAAGCCTGAACAAGGGACTGAGGATGCATATACTACTGCTTATTTTTCTGACGACTTGTCTATTTTCCGGAACCAGAATGAGAATTCGCAGAGGCCATTGGATTTTGAAAACAGTGGTCATATTTGGTTCCCCCCACCGCCTGATGATGAGAACGATGATGCAGAAGGTAATTTCTTTGCATATGATGACGAGGATGATGATATTGGTGACTCAGGTGCCTTGTTCTCATCCAGTTGCAGTCTATCTAATATGTTTCCTGGAAAGGAGAAACATAATGACGAAAACAAGGAACCTTTAAAATCAGTCATCCAAGGGCATTTTAGAGCTCTTGTTTCACAGCTTTTACAGGGAGAGGGAATTAAAGTTGGTAAGGAAAATGATTCTGAGGACTGGCTTGACATAGTTGCAACAGTAGCGTGGCAGGCTGCTAACTTTGTGAGACCAGATACCAGCAAAGGTGGCAGTATGGATCCAGGTGATTATGTGAAGGTCAAATGTGTGGCATCTGGAAGCCCAAGTGAGAG CACCCTTGTCAAAGGAGTAGTTTGcacaaaaaatattaagcaCAAGCGCATGACCTCTCAATACAGAAAGCCTAGACTACTCCTTTTAGGTGGAGCTCTGGAATATCAGAAAGTTCCAAATCAATTGGCTTCTTTTGATACATTGTTACAGCAG GAAAATGATCATCTGAAGATGATTATTTCGAAAATTGAGGCTCTTCGACCAAATGTTTTGCTGGTAGAAAAAAGTGTAGCTTCATGTGCGCAGGAATATTTGCTGGCAAAGGAAATCTCCTTGGTGTTGAATGTTAAAAGGCCTTTGCTGGAGCGTATAGCTCGGTGCACTGGCGCTCTTGTCACTCCATCAGTGGATTGTTTATCTAAAGCACGATTGGGGCACTGTGAGTTGTTCCGGTTAGACAGAATGATGGAAGATCATGAGACTACTCATCAGTTGAACAAAAAGCCAACCAAAACATTAATGTTTTTTGAAGGTTGTCCACGGCGGTTGGGTTGCACG GTCTTGCTGAAGGGCACATGCCGTGAAGaactaaagaaaattaaacatgTTGTGCAATATGCAGTTTTTGCAGCCTATCACTTATCTCTTGAGACTTCATTCCTTGCCGATGAGGGTGCTACCCTACCTAAAATGATAGTAAAAAACTCTACTGACATGCCAGAGAGTGCAACTGCTGACACTGATATTTCTATGATACCTAACTCCTTTTCTACAACCATGTGCCAATCAGAGGTTGACGATGCTTCTAGAGTGAAAGACTTTGCTGGCCTTGATTTAAAGCTTGAAAATTTGGGATCAGTGCCAGAGCATCTTGATGACCTTAGTTGTCATTCATATACAGGCACCATGGCAG ACGGAGAGACTATATTTAGTACAAGAGACCTTTTGCAATCAGAATTGCAACAAGCCATGGTTCAAGACGAGAGGGAGTGTGGTGAAGTTGCTGACTCAAAAGACAAGCCTAATGAGGATGAGCTTTCTGGTGAATTCTTTTCTGCCACTGATGGTCATCAGAGCATATTGGTGTACTTTTCCAGTCATTGTGTATCAAAAGGAACTGTATGTGAACGTACTAGGTTGCTGCGCTTTAAATTTTATGGATCTTTTGATAAGCCTCTTGGGAGATATCTTCGTGATGATCTGTTTGATCAG GCATGTTGCTGCCAGTCTTGTAAAGAGCCAGCAGAGGCTCACGTCCTATGTTTTACTCACCAGCAAGGAAATCTTACAATCAATGTTCGGTGCCTTCCCTCTGTGAAGTTACCAGGGGAAAGAGATGGCAAGATTTGGATGTGGCACCGGTGTCTGAGGTGTCCATTTGAGGATGGAGTTCCACCAGCAACTCAGAGAGTTGTTATGTCGAATGCTGCTTGGGGATTATCTTTTGGAAAGTTCTTGGAACTTAGCTTTTCAAACCATGCAACTGCAAATCGAGTTGCAACCTGTGGACATTCTTTGCAGAGGGATTGCCTCCGTTTCTATGG GTTTGGGAGCATGGTTGCTTTCTTCCGGTATTCCCCTATTGATATTCTTTCTGTCCATCTACCTCCATCTGTGTTGGAATTTGGCCACATCCAAGAGGAGTGGATTATAAAGGAGGCAGGAGAG CTTTTTATTAAAGTGGAAACCTTGTATGTGGAGATATCTAACGTGCTTGAACGGCTGGAAACAAAGATTGTGTCTCCTGGTATTGGAAATGAGTCGGCGGATACATGTGACATTCAAAACTACATACTGGATCTGAAAGATATGCTTCAAAGAGAAAGAACTGATTATCAT TGTTTGCTACAGTCAGGCTCAGTGGCCACACAACCAGGGATGATGAAATTAGACATTCTGGAACTAAATCGGTTGAGGCGTTCTCTTCTTATTGGTTCACATGTTTGGGATCACCGACTATTCTCATTGGACTCTCTCATTAAAAGAAGTTTTAGCTCCAAGGTTAAACAAGAAAATGAATTATGTGCAGATGTTAAAGAGTTAAGAGTTGACTCACTTCACAAGGAGCAGAATTTTGATTGTGGACTTGAGCAAAATAATACTCGCCTTTCAAAATTGCATGAATCTCATGAGAGTCATATGCTTGCAGAGCCAGATGACACACTTGAACCTTGTGCTTCGGGATCATTTACATGTTATCTTGAGGGAGAGAAAGTACATTCAGATGGTGAACTTAACAGAACATTATCCGAGTGTTTCCCATCAAATGAGTCCAATCTTTCTGAGAGAATAGATTCTGCATGGACTGGAACTGATCAACCTCAAGCTAATGCCGTCCCAGCTGGAAGTATTCAGCGGCCGAATCAACATGATAGTCCTCCTTTTAGAAGGGTGTCACAACCAGTGAGAGTTCATTCTTTTGATTCAGCAGTAAGAGTTCaggaaagaataagaaaaatcttGCCCTCATCTTTACATTTATCGACACTTAGATCTTTTCATGCTTCTGGAGATTACGGGAATATGGTTAGAGACCCCCTCTCTAACATATTGCGGTCTTACTTTCAAATGTTGCCATGGGAGACTCAGAAACTAAATCTGATTCTGAGCTCCACACCATCATTCATTTCCTCTGTGTCAGGCATAGCTGAAGGTGCTCGATTGCTACTTTCCCAAACATATCATGGTGATAGAGTTATTGCGGTCTATGACAATGATTACTCTAGCATAATATCCTATGCCCTTAGTTCCAAGGAATATGAAGATTGGGTGTCTGGTAAGTCAGATATGCAAGAGAGTAGGATTGCTCGTGAGAGAAGCAAAGAAGATTTAGCTACTTCTGGCTTTTCTGCATGGGGTAGTCTGGACTTGGATTATATCAATTATGGTAGTTATGGGTCTGAAGATGTTCCATCTTCTGTTGGTTCTCTTCTCAGGGACTCCAAAAAATCTTTACACTTGCAAATTTCCTTTGGCGATGATTCTGTGGGAGCTGGAGGTAAAGTGAATTTTTCTGTCACTTGCTATTTTGCACAGCAGTTTGAATCACTTAGAAAAAAATGCTGCCCCAATGAGGTTGATTTTGTGCGATCCATGAGCCGTTGCCGGAGATGGAGTGCACAAGGAGGGAAAAGTAATGTATATTTCGCTAAATCATTGGACGAGAGGTTTATTATTAAACAAGTGACAAAGACAGAATTGGAGTCCTTTGAAAAATTTGCACCTCAGTATTTCAAATACCTGATGGATGCCCTCAACTCAGGAGGGCCAACTTGTCTTGCCAAAATTCTTGGTATTTATCAG GTCACTGTCAAATACCCAAAAGGTGGCAAGGAAACAAAAATAGATCTGATGGTAATGGAGAATCTCTTTTACAAGAGAAACATATCCAGGGTATATGATCTCAAGGGCTCAGAAAGATCCAGGTATAATCCAGACACAACCGGGACAAACAAAGTGATGCTAGACATGAATTTGTTAGAAACATTGAGAACAAAACCCATATTTCTTGGGAGTAGGGCTAAGAGAAGACTGGAAAGAGCTGTATGGAATGACACATCCTTTTTGGCG TCTGTTTATGTGATGGACTATTCTTTGCTGGTTGGGGTGGACGATGATAGCAAAGAACTGGTTTTGGGGATCATTGATTTCATGAGACAATACACATGGGACAAGCATTTAGAGACATGGGTGAAGGCATCAGGGATACTTGGGGGTCCAAAAAATGCTGCTCCCACAATAGTTTCTCCTAAGCAATACAAGAAAAGATTCAGGAAGGCCATGACTACATACTTTCTCACCTTACCTGATCAATGGTCATCCTGA